The following nucleotide sequence is from Candidatus Cloacimonadota bacterium.
TTTGACGCAAATCCTACAGGAAATTGAACAGCAGACCCAACTGAACCTGGCCGAAACGGTCCCCGATGCCCGGGAATTCACGGTGAAGGACTTGCTGATGGCGCTTTTGAGCAGGTTTGACAAGGACCAGAAGCTCACCGACGTCAAGTTAAGCGACCTCGTGGCAGTAATTCTGGAGATGCAGGAGCCCAAAGACAAACCCTGATGCCGGCCAAAGCGGAGACCAAATACAACAAGCTTTGCCAGCGCTGCCGCAATAAGTGCAAGCAGTCGGAGAGCGTTACGGTGGTTTCATGTCCACATTTTGAGGCAAAGCCGGTACAACTGGAAATCCCGCTAAAGTTTCCGCGGGGCCGTCCCAAAAAGCTCCGCTCCTGAGGTTTTTTCTTGCGCATCATCACCGGCAAGTACAAGGGTCGCTATCTCTTAACTGTGGATGGCAGAACCACCCGGCCCACCACCGCTTACAACCGGGCTATGATCTTCAATGTCTATTCCGATCTGGCGGGAAAAAGGGTGCTGGACCTCTTTGCCGGAACCGGTTTCTATGGCTTGGAAGCTTTGTCACGCGGGGCGGAGTGGGTTGACCTGGTGGAGTTTGCCACCCCTGCTGTGGCTGTGATCCTCAAAAACGTGGCGTTGCTGGGCTGCGGAGATGATTGCCACGTCTGGCGCAAGCGCGCAGATGCTTTTCTGAAAGGCACCGATACCAGATGGGATGTGATCTTTCTGGACCCACCCTATGCCAAAAACCTGCTCAATCCCTGCCTCGACCTGATCTATCAGCGTGGATTATTGCTGCCGGGCGGAGTGGCTATCGCCGAGCACAGCCCTCAGGAACCGGTGGCGGAGGCCTATCAGGAATTGGTGCTGAAGGTGAAAACCGGCCGCTCCAGCTGTTTCACGCTGCTCAGGGCTGAAGAAAAATAGGTCCGCCCCAAGTCCCGTTCGGTTGTTTCCAAGCCGCTCAGGAGCTTAGAACTTGGTATCCAGCCAAATCTGCACCCGGGTTTGAACCCTGGCTTTCTGCTCCTCGCTTAGTTTTTTCTCTATCTTTTCCCGGTAGGACTGCGCGGTGTCGTTGCCGTTTACCTCGGCCAGCGTGAACCAAAAACTGGCTTCCTCGTAATCCCGCTCCACGCCTTCGCCGTTGGCATAGCAGACGCCAAGGTTGCTCTGGGCCATGGCGTAATCCTGCTGCGCGGCCAGCCGGTACCATTTGACCGCTTCATCCACGTCCTTATCAACTCCGGTGCCGTTCTTATAGCAGACCCCAAGGGTGTTTTGGGCTTTGGGATAACCGGCTTCCGCTGACATCATGTACCAGCGTGCTGCTTCCTTGACGTCTTTGGCCACCCCGCGCCCATTCAGATAGGCGACACCCAGTGCATACAAAGCCCGCGGATCCCCTTCCTCAGCGGCCATCAGCCACCAGCGTACGGCTTCGATTTCATCCTGGGGCACCCCGTCGCCCTTATAGTATTGTTCACCCAGGTCGTACATCTCGCTGAGATTGGCATCCCAGTTGGGTTTGACTCGTTCTGGGCGGTCTGGAATCGTTGTTTGTTCCTCAGGAGTTTCCCCATCGGTACTTTCCAAAGGCCACACAAGTAGGGTCTGTTCGTCTTCAGAAATGGCTCCGGGCACCGCCAGAACACCGCTGCCGGGGTCTGGAAGGCTAGGCTGCGCCCCGCTTTCAGCCGCGAGGCGATACCATCTTGCCGCTTCCCGGAAATCCTGGGTGACGCCGAAACCGTTGTCATAACAGATGCCAAGATTGTACATGGCAGTGGAATTGCCCTGCTCGGCAGCCAGATTCCACCAGCGCACCGCCTCTGCGAGGTCCTGAGTGACTCCCTCGCCCAGATAGTAGCAGTAGCCTAGGTTGCACTGGGCGTTGGGATTGCCTTTGCGGGCCGATTCGCGGTACCATTTAAAGGCTTCCAACTTGTTTTGCGGCAGGCCGAAACCGTTGTCGTAACACCAGCCCAGGTTATACTGCGCGAAAGCGTTCCCCCTCCGGGCTGAGATACGCCACCATCTGGCTGCTTCGGTTTCGTCTTTGGCAACACCCTCGCCTCTGTAATAACACCAGCCCAGATTGCACTGGGCGTCGGCATGGCCCTGATCTGCAGCCAGGGCATACCATCTAACCGCTTCGCGCAGGTCACGCAGCACGCCTTCGCCGTGATAGTAGCTCCAACCAAGGGAATATTGGGCTTCCACGTTGCCGTTGAGGGCGTCACGCATCAGTTCGCTGCTATAGGTTGCCTGGGCAAAAAGACCCACAGCAACCGCACAGAGGGCCAGGATCAAGACCGTTTTACGTGAAATCAAGTTTTCAAACATATGAGATAAGATAATCCTAAGCTTTGCTTTTGTGTCAAGCAGAAAGTTGCTTTAGCATTCCCCTTTATTAGATCAGGCTGTATAGAGTTATATGTTTCGAGTTCATTTTGTGGAGAAGAACCTTGTTATAGCGTCCATCCGAAATAAGTTCTTGACAACCAGGGCGCCTTTCCAATATATGAACATATATTCATATATATGAGGTTTAAATGGATGCCAAATGTTTGTGCAAGGGCATTTCCGACGAGAAGATGGCCCGCATCAAATCTGGACTGCCGGATGAACAGACCACCAGCTACCTGAGCGAGTTTTTCGCTGTTTTTGCCGACAATACCCGTCTGCGCATCCTCTATTTCCTTTCCCAGAGTGAGTTCTGCGTGGCGGACCTGGCTTCGCTGGTCGGTATGCAACAATCGGCTGTGTCACACCAGTTGAAGACCCTGCGCCTGCATCGGCTGGTGAAATACCGCCGCGAAGGCACCACCATCTATTATTCGCTGGATGACGAACACGTGCAGCAGGTCTTCGCCATCGCGCTGGAGCACATCAACGAGGGACTGCGTCCATGAACGTGCAGGAATACGACATCCAAAACCTCGATTGTGCCAGCTGCGCGGGCAAGCTCGAAGCAGAGATC
It contains:
- the rsmD gene encoding 16S rRNA (guanine(966)-N(2))-methyltransferase RsmD, which translates into the protein MRIITGKYKGRYLLTVDGRTTRPTTAYNRAMIFNVYSDLAGKRVLDLFAGTGFYGLEALSRGAEWVDLVEFATPAVAVILKNVALLGCGDDCHVWRKRADAFLKGTDTRWDVIFLDPPYAKNLLNPCLDLIYQRGLLLPGGVAIAEHSPQEPVAEAYQELVLKVKTGRSSCFTLLRAEEK
- a CDS encoding sel1 repeat family protein, encoding MFENLISRKTVLILALCAVAVGLFAQATYSSELMRDALNGNVEAQYSLGWSYYHGEGVLRDLREAVRWYALAADQGHADAQCNLGWCYYRGEGVAKDETEAARWWRISARRGNAFAQYNLGWCYDNGFGLPQNKLEAFKWYRESARKGNPNAQCNLGYCYYLGEGVTQDLAEAVRWWNLAAEQGNSTAMYNLGICYDNGFGVTQDFREAARWYRLAAESGAQPSLPDPGSGVLAVPGAISEDEQTLLVWPLESTDGETPEEQTTIPDRPERVKPNWDANLSEMYDLGEQYYKGDGVPQDEIEAVRWWLMAAEEGDPRALYALGVAYLNGRGVAKDVKEAARWYMMSAEAGYPKAQNTLGVCYKNGTGVDKDVDEAVKWYRLAAQQDYAMAQSNLGVCYANGEGVERDYEEASFWFTLAEVNGNDTAQSYREKIEKKLSEEQKARVQTRVQIWLDTKF
- a CDS encoding helix-turn-helix transcriptional regulator, which produces MDAKCLCKGISDEKMARIKSGLPDEQTTSYLSEFFAVFADNTRLRILYFLSQSEFCVADLASLVGMQQSAVSHQLKTLRLHRLVKYRREGTTIYYSLDDEHVQQVFAIALEHINEGLRP